One stretch of Streptomyces sp. MMBL 11-1 DNA includes these proteins:
- a CDS encoding SulP family inorganic anion transporter — translation MSSPQLRLRPDTMSRDILASIVVFLVAVPLCVGIAVASGVPAELGLVTGIVGGLIAGAMPGSSLQVSGPAAGLTVLVYEAVTTHGVAALGVLVLCTGLLQVGLGLIGFGRWFRAISTAVVHGMLAGIGLVLIGSQLYAMAGASAPGNGLDNLAGLPELFTQITGAAAISSTAIGVGTIVVLILWKRLPGRLPQVLPGPLVAVGLATAAVALFNLPVAPIKVQGLIDSLRLTGLDDFGLLADVSLLGVILAFTLIASAESLFSAAAVDRMHDGPRTQYNKELIAQGTGNTICGLVGALPMTAVIVRSAANVQAGARTKASRIMHGVWLLLFAALFPAVLGLIPVAALAGILVHAGAKLIPVATIRPLWREHRGEAVVLVVTALAIVFTDMFMGVLLGIGLAVIKTAWETSAVRLDIDEQDDRTTVSLSGSATFLRLPLILDTLEALPKDRPVELDLSRLRHVDHACRTALEAWSTHSGTVHGPDPATEDTPREAALAGAAPDGEGPPRTGGR, via the coding sequence ATGTCGTCTCCACAACTCCGGTTACGCCCGGACACCATGTCCCGCGACATCCTCGCCTCGATCGTGGTGTTCCTCGTCGCCGTCCCCCTCTGCGTCGGTATCGCGGTCGCCTCCGGCGTCCCCGCCGAACTGGGCCTGGTCACCGGCATCGTCGGCGGCCTGATCGCCGGCGCGATGCCGGGCAGCTCGCTCCAGGTCAGCGGCCCGGCCGCCGGGCTCACCGTCCTGGTGTACGAGGCCGTCACCACCCACGGCGTCGCGGCGCTCGGCGTCCTCGTCCTGTGCACGGGACTCCTCCAGGTCGGACTCGGCCTGATCGGCTTCGGCCGGTGGTTCCGCGCCATATCGACCGCCGTCGTCCACGGCATGCTCGCCGGGATCGGTCTCGTCCTGATCGGCAGCCAGCTCTACGCCATGGCCGGGGCCAGCGCCCCGGGGAACGGCCTGGACAACCTGGCCGGGCTGCCGGAACTGTTCACGCAGATCACAGGGGCCGCGGCGATCTCCTCCACCGCGATCGGCGTCGGCACCATCGTCGTACTGATCCTCTGGAAGCGGCTTCCCGGACGGCTGCCCCAGGTGCTCCCCGGGCCGCTGGTGGCCGTGGGACTGGCCACCGCCGCGGTGGCCCTGTTCAACCTGCCCGTCGCTCCCATCAAGGTCCAGGGACTGATCGACTCCCTGCGGCTGACGGGCCTGGACGACTTCGGCCTCCTGGCAGACGTCAGCCTCCTGGGCGTCATCCTCGCCTTCACGCTCATCGCCTCGGCCGAATCCCTCTTCAGCGCCGCCGCCGTGGACCGGATGCACGACGGCCCGCGCACGCAGTACAACAAGGAACTCATCGCCCAGGGAACGGGCAACACCATCTGCGGCCTCGTCGGCGCACTGCCCATGACCGCCGTCATCGTGCGCAGTGCGGCCAACGTGCAGGCAGGTGCGCGCACCAAGGCCTCCCGGATCATGCACGGGGTGTGGCTGCTGCTGTTCGCGGCCCTGTTCCCCGCCGTACTCGGGCTGATCCCCGTGGCCGCCCTCGCCGGGATCCTCGTCCACGCCGGCGCGAAGCTCATCCCCGTCGCCACCATCCGCCCGCTCTGGCGTGAACACCGGGGCGAGGCCGTGGTCCTGGTGGTGACCGCGCTGGCGATCGTCTTCACGGACATGTTCATGGGCGTGCTGCTCGGCATCGGGCTGGCCGTGATCAAGACGGCCTGGGAGACCTCCGCCGTCCGCCTCGACATCGACGAGCAGGACGACCGCACCACGGTCTCCCTCAGCGGCAGCGCCACCTTCCTGCGCCTGCCGCTGATCCTCGACACCCTGGAGGCCCTGCCGAAGGACCGGCCGGTGGAGCTCGACCTCTCACGGCTCCGCCACGTGGACCACGCCTGCCGCACCGCCCTGGAGGCGTGGAGCACACACAGCGGCACCGTCCATGGCCCGGACCCGGCGACGGAGGACACACCCCGCGAGGCCGCCCTGGCGGGCGCCGCTCCGGACGGTGAAGGACCTCCGCGCACCGGGGGCCGCTGA
- the lnt gene encoding apolipoprotein N-acyltransferase — protein MTPVDDPPPATASPAAGPLPRLLRPAAAVLSGLLLYASFPPRPLWWLVLPGFALLGWVLHGRRLRAALGLGLLSGLGFMLPLLHWTGEDVGPVPWLALAAAEALFIAVGCLGIAAVTRLAYWPVWAAAVWTLDEAVRARIPFGGFPWGKIAFGQSESLFLPLAALGGTPLLSFAVVLCGFGLYEAVRRFVAYRRTGKVPRAAVVGAAVSVLVPVAGALAALPLVDGSAENGTATVAAIQGNVPRLGLDFNAQRRAVLDNHARRTEQLAEDVKAGKEKQPDFVLWPENSSDLDPYLNADARQVIDDAVKAIGAPTVVGSVVEKGSESLRNTLIEWDPDQGPVDTYDKRHIQPFGEYMPMRTVARFFSEDVDRVQREFVPGTEVGVFDLAGTRVGLVTCYEAAFDDAVRDTVKHGGQMIAVPSNNATFGRSEMTYQQLAMSQVRAVEHGRAVVVPVTSGVSAVIRPDGTIVEKSGMFTPDALVDEVPLRSSLTPATRMGPLPEGVIALLALAGLGWVSVSAFRARRSGATAR, from the coding sequence ATGACTCCCGTCGACGACCCGCCGCCCGCCACAGCCTCCCCGGCCGCCGGACCGCTGCCGCGGCTCCTCCGCCCGGCCGCCGCCGTGCTGTCCGGACTGCTGCTCTACGCGAGCTTCCCGCCCCGGCCCCTGTGGTGGCTCGTGCTGCCCGGATTCGCGCTGCTGGGATGGGTGCTGCACGGGCGCAGGCTCCGGGCCGCCCTCGGCCTGGGCCTCCTGTCCGGCCTCGGCTTCATGCTCCCGCTGCTGCACTGGACCGGCGAGGACGTCGGACCGGTGCCATGGCTGGCCCTGGCCGCCGCGGAAGCGCTCTTCATCGCGGTGGGGTGCCTCGGGATCGCCGCCGTGACCCGGCTCGCGTACTGGCCCGTGTGGGCGGCCGCGGTCTGGACGCTGGACGAGGCGGTCCGTGCCCGGATCCCGTTCGGCGGCTTCCCCTGGGGCAAGATCGCCTTCGGCCAGTCCGAGAGCCTCTTCCTGCCGCTCGCCGCGCTCGGCGGCACCCCGCTGCTCTCCTTCGCCGTCGTGCTGTGCGGCTTCGGGCTCTACGAGGCCGTGCGCCGGTTCGTCGCGTACCGCAGGACCGGAAAGGTTCCGCGCGCGGCCGTCGTCGGCGCCGCCGTGAGCGTCCTCGTGCCGGTCGCCGGGGCGCTCGCCGCGCTGCCCCTGGTCGACGGATCGGCGGAGAACGGCACGGCCACCGTCGCCGCGATCCAGGGCAACGTGCCGCGCCTGGGCCTGGACTTCAACGCCCAGCGCCGCGCGGTCCTCGACAACCACGCCCGGCGCACCGAGCAGCTGGCCGAGGACGTGAAGGCCGGCAAGGAGAAGCAGCCCGACTTCGTGCTGTGGCCGGAGAACTCCTCCGACCTCGACCCCTACCTCAACGCGGACGCCCGCCAGGTCATCGACGACGCCGTCAAGGCGATCGGCGCCCCCACGGTCGTCGGCTCGGTGGTCGAGAAGGGCTCCGAGAGCCTCCGCAACACCCTGATCGAGTGGGACCCCGACCAGGGTCCCGTCGACACCTACGACAAGCGGCACATCCAGCCGTTCGGCGAGTACATGCCGATGCGCACCGTCGCCCGCTTCTTCAGCGAGGACGTCGACCGGGTGCAGCGCGAGTTCGTCCCCGGCACCGAGGTCGGAGTCTTCGACCTCGCGGGGACGCGGGTGGGGCTCGTGACCTGTTACGAGGCCGCCTTCGACGACGCCGTACGCGACACCGTCAAGCACGGCGGCCAGATGATCGCCGTGCCGAGCAACAACGCGACGTTCGGCCGCAGCGAGATGACCTACCAGCAGCTGGCCATGTCGCAGGTGCGGGCCGTCGAGCACGGCCGGGCCGTCGTCGTCCCCGTCACCAGCGGGGTCAGCGCGGTGATCCGCCCGGACGGCACGATCGTCGAGAAGAGCGGGATGTTCACCCCCGACGCACTCGTGGACGAGGTCCCACTGCGCTCCTCGCTCACCCCCGCCACCCGGATGGGCCCGCTGCCCGAGGGCGTCATCGCGCTGCTGGCCCTGGCGGGCCTGGGCTGGGTGAGCGTCTCGGCGTTCCGCGCACGCCGGAGCGGGGCCACCGCGCGGTAG
- a CDS encoding SAM-dependent methyltransferase, translated as MSVDNDDFRRRIRSDIPHSARVWNAWLGGKDHYPVDRELADVVSAAYPQMVDIARASRAFQIRAIHHLASAGVRQFLDVGTGLPVANSTHEVAQSIAPESRIVYVDNDPIVLAHAEALLTSAPEGRTAYVDADLSDVDAVVDEAAKTLDLSEPVAVLLLSTLGHLVPAEGVEVVQRYLSRMPSGSYLVLCDTVTTPQTLAAQEAYASGDNPPYLVRKPEEITDCAKGLELVEPGFVSIDRWRPEEDDAVPVDQWGLVARKP; from the coding sequence ATGAGCGTCGACAACGACGATTTCCGCCGCCGGATCCGGTCCGACATTCCCCACTCCGCGCGCGTCTGGAACGCATGGCTGGGCGGCAAGGACCACTACCCGGTGGACCGGGAGCTGGCCGACGTGGTGAGCGCGGCCTACCCGCAGATGGTCGACATCGCCCGTGCCTCGCGCGCCTTCCAGATCCGCGCGATCCACCACCTGGCCTCGGCCGGGGTGCGCCAGTTCCTGGACGTCGGGACCGGGCTTCCGGTGGCGAACAGCACGCACGAGGTGGCGCAGAGCATCGCGCCCGAGTCGCGGATCGTCTACGTGGACAACGACCCGATCGTCCTGGCCCACGCCGAGGCGCTCCTGACCAGCGCTCCGGAGGGCCGCACGGCCTACGTGGACGCCGATCTGTCCGATGTGGACGCGGTCGTGGACGAGGCGGCCAAGACGCTCGACCTGTCCGAACCCGTCGCCGTTCTCCTGCTCTCGACCCTGGGGCACCTCGTTCCGGCCGAGGGCGTCGAGGTCGTCCAGCGGTACCTGTCCCGGATGCCGTCGGGGAGCTACCTGGTGCTCTGCGACACGGTGACGACGCCTCAGACGCTGGCCGCCCAGGAGGCGTACGCGTCGGGGGACAACCCGCCCTACCTCGTCCGGAAGCCGGAGGAGATCACCGACTGCGCCAAGGGCCTGGAGCTGGTCGAGCCGGGATTCGTCTCGATCGACCGCTGGAGGCCCGAGGAGGACGACGCGGTGCCGGTCGACCAGTGGGGGCTCGTCGCCCGCAAGCCGTAG
- a CDS encoding neutral/alkaline ceramidase — protein MPPPAARRSWRRLPGALLAATLGAVALGAPSPASASNTAAEGDYLVGRGIADVTGEAAETGMMGYSSFDQKTSGIHQRQRSRAFVVVDRASGKRVVYVNADLAMIFQSVRQGVMARLKERYGSLYGEENVLLSATHTHSGPGGYSHHVAYNLSVLGFQKETYRAVVDGITDSVTKAHEDLKPGTMSLGTGALTNASVNRSREAFDRNPAADRAAFPDAIDPAMTVLRFQQGDREAGAISWFATHNTSITNKNTLISPDNKGYAAYAWEHDHEGVRYLDDAPGFVAAFPNTNAGDMSPNLNLKPGSGPTEDEFENTRVIGERQLDKAREIYDDTRPVSGGVDSRLAYVDMENVTVRPEYTPDGEEHRTCPAVVGASTLAGSVEDGPAIPGFEEGTRTPVAGIIDALRVDTPSWLATCQYPKASLIPTGLLSNVHPVTPKRLPLQIMKIGELHLVAAPGEFTITSGLRVRRTVAERLGVPLDRVLLQGYANAYSQYVTTPEEYDTQNYEGGSTLYGRYTLPAYQQEYARIADSLREGTPLEQGATPPDESGRQFTFQTGVVYDNPPAGKAFGGVLKAPETSYARGTTATVEFATGHPKNDVRRGSTFLEVQRLENGTWRRVLDDGDWETAYRWTRLNGLTGTSKATITWDIAADTAPGTYRIVHHGDAKSLLGRITPFTGATGSFTVN, from the coding sequence ATGCCACCCCCCGCCGCCCGCCGCTCCTGGCGCAGGCTTCCCGGCGCCCTGCTCGCCGCCACCCTCGGAGCGGTCGCCCTCGGAGCCCCCTCCCCCGCATCGGCGTCGAACACCGCCGCCGAAGGGGACTACCTCGTCGGGCGCGGCATCGCCGATGTCACGGGCGAGGCCGCCGAGACCGGGATGATGGGCTACTCCAGCTTCGACCAGAAGACCTCGGGCATCCACCAGCGGCAGAGGTCGCGCGCCTTCGTCGTCGTCGACCGGGCGAGCGGCAAGCGCGTGGTGTACGTCAACGCCGACCTCGCGATGATCTTCCAGTCGGTCCGGCAGGGCGTCATGGCCCGGTTGAAGGAGCGTTACGGCAGCCTGTACGGCGAGGAGAACGTCCTCCTCTCGGCCACCCACACCCACTCGGGGCCCGGTGGATACTCCCACCACGTCGCCTACAACCTGTCCGTCCTCGGCTTCCAGAAGGAGACCTACCGGGCCGTCGTCGACGGCATCACGGACTCCGTCACCAAGGCCCACGAGGACCTGAAACCCGGCACGATGAGCCTGGGCACGGGAGCCCTCACCAACGCCAGCGTCAACCGCTCCCGGGAGGCGTTCGACCGCAATCCCGCCGCCGACCGGGCGGCCTTCCCCGACGCGATCGACCCGGCGATGACCGTGCTGCGCTTCCAGCAGGGCGACAGGGAAGCGGGCGCGATCAGCTGGTTCGCCACCCACAACACCTCGATCACCAACAAGAACACGCTCATCAGCCCCGACAACAAGGGCTACGCCGCCTACGCCTGGGAGCACGACCACGAGGGCGTGCGGTACCTCGACGACGCCCCCGGGTTCGTCGCGGCCTTCCCCAACACCAACGCCGGCGACATGTCTCCGAACCTCAACCTGAAGCCGGGGTCCGGGCCCACCGAGGACGAGTTCGAGAACACGCGCGTCATCGGCGAGCGCCAGCTCGACAAGGCCCGCGAGATCTACGACGACACACGGCCCGTCTCCGGAGGAGTCGATTCCCGGCTCGCCTACGTCGACATGGAGAACGTGACCGTACGCCCCGAGTACACCCCGGACGGCGAGGAGCACCGCACCTGCCCCGCCGTCGTGGGCGCGTCCACGCTCGCGGGCAGCGTCGAGGACGGTCCCGCGATCCCCGGCTTCGAGGAAGGCACGCGCACCCCGGTCGCGGGCATCATCGACGCGTTGCGCGTCGACACCCCGTCCTGGCTCGCGACCTGCCAGTACCCCAAGGCGAGCCTGATCCCCACGGGGCTGCTGAGCAACGTCCACCCGGTCACCCCGAAACGCCTCCCGCTCCAGATCATGAAGATCGGCGAGCTGCACCTGGTGGCCGCCCCGGGCGAGTTCACGATCACCTCCGGCCTCCGCGTACGCCGTACGGTGGCCGAGCGGCTGGGCGTCCCGCTGGACCGCGTCCTGCTCCAGGGGTACGCCAACGCCTACAGCCAGTACGTCACGACGCCGGAGGAGTACGACACCCAGAACTACGAGGGCGGCTCCACGCTGTACGGCCGCTACACCTTGCCCGCCTACCAGCAGGAGTACGCCCGGATCGCTGATTCCCTCCGCGAGGGCACCCCGCTGGAGCAGGGCGCGACGCCTCCGGACGAGTCGGGCCGGCAGTTCACCTTCCAGACGGGGGTCGTGTACGACAACCCGCCCGCCGGCAAGGCGTTCGGCGGCGTCCTGAAGGCCCCGGAGACCTCGTACGCGCGGGGCACCACCGCGACCGTCGAGTTCGCCACCGGACATCCGAAGAACGACGTCCGCCGGGGCTCCACCTTCCTGGAGGTGCAGCGGCTGGAGAACGGCACCTGGCGGCGGGTGCTGGACGACGGCGACTGGGAGACCGCCTACCGCTGGACGCGGCTGAACGGTCTGACCGGCACTTCGAAGGCCACCATCACCTGGGACATCGCGGCGGACACCGCACCCGGCACCTACCGGATCGTGCACCACGGGGACGCCAAGAGCCTGCTCGGGAGGATCACGCCGTTCACCGGGGCGACGGGGTCCTTCACGGTCAACTGA
- a CDS encoding NUDIX hydrolase, whose protein sequence is MATPDFIRDIRATAGHQLLLLPGVTAVVLDDEGRVLLGRRADTGKWSVIGGISEPGEEPAATAEREVLEETGVHCVAERVVLTQALKPVQYANGDICQYLDVTFRCRATGGEARVNDDESLEVGWFPLDGLPPLGEFALFRIKQSLTEGPAWFQPTPRTPVALS, encoded by the coding sequence ATGGCTACCCCCGACTTCATCCGTGACATCCGCGCCACCGCCGGGCACCAGTTGCTCCTGCTGCCCGGGGTGACGGCCGTCGTCCTCGACGACGAGGGCCGCGTGCTGCTCGGGCGGCGCGCGGACACCGGGAAGTGGTCGGTCATCGGCGGGATCTCCGAACCGGGGGAGGAGCCGGCGGCGACGGCGGAGCGCGAGGTGCTGGAGGAGACCGGCGTGCACTGCGTGGCCGAGCGGGTGGTGCTCACGCAGGCGCTGAAGCCCGTGCAGTACGCCAACGGCGACATCTGTCAGTACCTCGACGTCACCTTCCGCTGCCGGGCGACCGGCGGCGAGGCGCGGGTCAACGACGACGAGTCGCTGGAGGTGGGCTGGTTCCCGCTGGACGGGCTCCCGCCGCTCGGCGAGTTCGCCCTGTTCCGGATCAAGCAGTCCCTCACCGAGGGCCCCGCCTGGTTCCAGCCCACCCCGCGCACCCCCGTAGCCCTCAGTTGA
- a CDS encoding TerD family protein, protein MTMQKGSNVAVPAGTVRVELGRHAAAGAPDVDASALLLVAGKVRSDADFVFYNQPAHASGAVRHEGKRTTPDHVTDTLVVDFGKVEPGIERIVVAASADGGSFGRVSGLYVRVTDAVSGAELARFDSTDATVETAFILGELYLRQGAWKFRAVGQGYSTGLEGLATDFGISVDEPQQAPPAASAPQPPATPVTPSRPRPAAQAPAPAAPAPAPAAPPAAPVPPPAPAAPVAPPAATPVRLTKVTLTKSAPSVSLAKQGGTSGALRVNLNWETRKQFKSWGAKLGRAVALHADLDLDLCALYELADGRKGVVQSLGNAFGSLDRPPFIHLDGDDRTGALSTGENMTINLDHKDLLRRVLIFVTIYEGARSFADLHATVTLQPQNGAAIDFSLDECTVPSTVCALALITNNGGDLTVQREARYLVPDRGVSPQRTIDAAYGWGMNWTPGRK, encoded by the coding sequence ATGACCATGCAAAAGGGAAGCAACGTCGCGGTGCCGGCCGGCACGGTGCGCGTCGAACTGGGCCGGCACGCCGCGGCGGGCGCCCCGGACGTCGACGCCTCCGCTCTCCTGCTGGTGGCGGGCAAGGTCCGCAGCGACGCGGACTTCGTCTTCTACAACCAGCCGGCCCACGCGTCCGGTGCGGTCAGGCACGAGGGCAAGCGGACCACTCCCGACCACGTCACCGACACCCTCGTCGTCGACTTCGGCAAGGTCGAGCCCGGGATCGAGCGCATCGTCGTCGCCGCCTCGGCGGACGGCGGGAGCTTCGGCCGGGTGAGCGGACTGTACGTGCGGGTCACCGACGCGGTGAGCGGGGCGGAGCTGGCCCGCTTCGACAGTACGGACGCCACGGTCGAGACCGCCTTCATCCTCGGCGAGCTGTACCTGCGACAGGGCGCCTGGAAGTTCCGCGCGGTCGGACAGGGCTACAGCACCGGCCTCGAAGGCCTGGCGACGGACTTCGGTATCTCCGTGGACGAACCGCAGCAGGCCCCGCCCGCCGCGTCCGCCCCGCAGCCACCAGCGACCCCGGTCACCCCGTCGCGACCCCGCCCCGCCGCCCAGGCTCCCGCACCCGCCGCCCCGGCTCCCGCACCGGCCGCCCCGCCCGCCGCCCCCGTTCCGCCGCCTGCCCCCGCCGCCCCCGTGGCCCCGCCCGCCGCGACGCCCGTACGGCTGACCAAGGTCACGCTGACGAAGAGCGCGCCGTCCGTCTCGCTCGCCAAACAGGGCGGCACCTCCGGCGCGCTGCGTGTCAACCTCAACTGGGAGACACGCAAGCAGTTCAAGAGCTGGGGAGCGAAGCTCGGCCGGGCCGTGGCCCTGCACGCCGACCTCGATCTCGACCTCTGCGCCCTGTACGAACTCGCCGACGGCCGGAAGGGAGTCGTGCAGTCGCTCGGGAACGCGTTCGGCTCCCTGGACAGGCCGCCCTTCATCCATCTCGACGGCGACGACCGCACCGGGGCGCTCTCCACCGGCGAGAACATGACCATCAACCTCGACCACAAGGACCTGCTGCGGCGCGTACTGATCTTCGTCACCATCTACGAAGGCGCCCGGAGCTTCGCCGACCTCCACGCCACGGTCACCCTCCAGCCGCAGAACGGCGCGGCCATCGACTTCTCCCTCGACGAATGCACCGTGCCCTCCACCGTCTGCGCCCTGGCCCTGATCACCAACAACGGCGGCGACCTCACCGTGCAGCGCGAGGCCCGCTACCTCGTCCCGGACCGGGGCGTGAGCCCGCAGCGCACCATCGACGCGGCCTACGGCTGGGGCATGAACTGGACGCCCGGCCGCAAGTGA
- a CDS encoding HSP18 transcriptional regulator, protein MSPRDRPEPFPHPAPDAVSLLAAAAALKDIDEALRGAHAGTADTDSGPAPTTDRAQALASLQLLREVRERLAGWETGLIETARAAGASWADLADPLGVASRQAAERRYLRLRPGTEGSTGEQRVRATRDRRAGDRSITAWARQNAADLRSLAGQITALADLPASADPSLDRLRQALGADDAAALVGPLTALGPHLTPEHRKLADRVGSLARHTSRLREDTAVKRRSE, encoded by the coding sequence GTGTCCCCACGAGACAGGCCCGAGCCGTTCCCGCACCCCGCCCCGGACGCCGTGTCCCTCCTCGCGGCGGCAGCGGCCCTCAAGGACATCGACGAGGCGCTCCGCGGCGCCCACGCCGGCACCGCGGACACCGACTCCGGCCCCGCACCGACTACCGATCGGGCCCAGGCCCTGGCCTCGCTCCAGCTGTTGCGCGAGGTGCGGGAGCGGCTCGCGGGCTGGGAGACGGGGCTGATCGAGACGGCCCGCGCGGCCGGCGCGAGCTGGGCCGACCTGGCAGACCCGCTGGGCGTGGCCAGCCGTCAGGCGGCCGAGCGACGTTACCTGCGCCTGCGCCCCGGCACGGAGGGCAGCACCGGGGAGCAACGGGTCCGGGCGACCCGGGACCGCCGCGCCGGCGACCGCTCGATCACGGCTTGGGCACGGCAGAACGCGGCCGACCTCCGGTCCCTCGCCGGCCAGATCACCGCGCTGGCCGACCTCCCCGCCTCGGCCGACCCTTCCCTGGACCGGCTGCGACAGGCTCTCGGCGCGGACGACGCCGCCGCCCTGGTCGGCCCGCTGACCGCGCTCGGCCCCCATCTCACGCCGGAGCACCGGAAGTTGGCGGACCGGGTGGGTTCACTCGCCCGGCACACCAGCCGGCTGCGCGAGGACACGGCCGTCAAACGACGGAGCGAATGA
- a CDS encoding glutamate racemase, with product MKIALMDSGIGLLAAAAAVRRLRPDAELVLSSDPGSMPWGPRTPEDITALALDVARAAAAHRPDALIVACNTASVHALPALRAELEPALPVIGTVPAIKPAAAGGGSVAIWATPATTGSPYQRGLIADFGGPADVTEVPCPGLADALEHGDEAGIDRAVAAAAALTPADVRAVVLGCTHYELVAARIREAVQRPGRPPLALHGSAGAVAAQALRRIGAGSAPVAGPSGRLTVLRAGRPAALPEAALTYAEGRMLAAAVPVR from the coding sequence GTGAAGATCGCGCTCATGGACTCCGGAATCGGCCTGCTGGCGGCAGCGGCCGCGGTACGCCGCCTGCGGCCCGACGCCGAACTCGTCCTCTCCTCGGACCCCGGTTCCATGCCCTGGGGGCCCCGCACCCCCGAGGACATCACCGCGCTCGCCCTGGACGTCGCCCGCGCCGCCGCCGCCCACCGGCCGGACGCGCTGATCGTCGCCTGCAACACCGCCTCCGTCCACGCCCTGCCGGCGCTCCGCGCCGAGCTGGAGCCCGCGCTGCCCGTCATCGGCACGGTCCCCGCGATCAAGCCGGCCGCGGCGGGCGGCGGCTCCGTCGCCATCTGGGCCACCCCGGCCACCACCGGCAGCCCCTACCAGCGCGGGCTGATCGCGGACTTCGGCGGGCCCGCCGACGTCACCGAGGTCCCGTGCCCCGGGCTCGCCGACGCGTTGGAGCACGGTGACGAGGCCGGGATCGACCGGGCCGTCGCGGCTGCCGCCGCCCTCACCCCGGCCGACGTGCGGGCCGTCGTCCTCGGCTGCACCCACTACGAGCTGGTCGCGGCCCGGATCCGCGAGGCCGTGCAGCGGCCCGGCCGCCCGCCGCTCGCCCTGCACGGGTCCGCCGGAGCGGTCGCCGCCCAGGCGCTGCGCCGGATCGGAGCGGGCTCCGCCCCGGTGGCCGGGCCCTCCGGCAGGCTCACCGTGCTCCGGGCCGGCCGCCCCGCCGCCCTCCCGGAGGCCGCCCTGACCTACGCCGAGGGCCGGATGCTGGCCGCCGCGGTACCCGTCCGCTGA
- a CDS encoding glycosyltransferase, whose protein sequence is MSAVAWIAVGSLIAWVWLLLGQGFYWRTDQRLPRRTDPARWPSVAVVVPARDEAEMLPVSLPSLLVQDYPGDVRIVLVDDCSSDGTGQLARELAARYGGLPLTVVTPGEPERGWTGKLWALRHGIAVARRDKPDFLLLTDADIAHEPDSLRELVAAAGSGGEGGFDLVSQMARLRVESVWERLVVPAFVYFFGQLYPFRRVNRARSRTAAAAGGCVLLRTDAAERARIPDSIRQAVIDDVSLAREVRRSGGRIWLGLADRVDSVRPYPRLADLWRMVARSAYAQLRHSPLLLAGTVPGLLLVYAAPPATLAAGLLAGDGAAAWAGGAAWAVMTATYLPMLAYYRQSLWLGPLLPLTAVLYLLMTVDSAVQHYRGRGAAWKGRTYARPEAAPDR, encoded by the coding sequence ATGAGCGCCGTTGCCTGGATCGCCGTGGGTTCCCTGATCGCGTGGGTGTGGCTGCTGCTGGGGCAGGGCTTCTACTGGCGGACGGACCAGCGGCTCCCCCGGCGCACCGACCCGGCGCGCTGGCCGTCGGTGGCGGTGGTGGTGCCGGCCCGCGACGAGGCGGAGATGCTGCCGGTGAGCCTGCCGTCACTGCTGGTCCAGGACTACCCGGGAGACGTCCGGATCGTCCTCGTCGACGACTGCAGCAGCGACGGCACCGGGCAGCTGGCCCGGGAGCTGGCCGCCCGGTACGGCGGGCTCCCGCTGACCGTGGTGACGCCCGGGGAGCCGGAGCGGGGCTGGACGGGCAAGCTCTGGGCCCTGCGGCACGGGATCGCCGTGGCCCGGCGGGACAAGCCGGATTTCCTGTTGCTGACCGACGCGGACATCGCACACGAGCCGGACAGCCTGCGCGAACTGGTGGCCGCGGCCGGCTCCGGGGGCGAGGGCGGCTTCGACCTGGTGTCGCAGATGGCGCGACTGCGGGTGGAGAGCGTCTGGGAGCGTCTTGTGGTGCCCGCGTTCGTCTACTTCTTCGGGCAGCTCTACCCGTTCCGCCGGGTGAACCGGGCCCGGTCACGGACGGCGGCGGCCGCGGGGGGCTGCGTCCTCCTGCGCACCGACGCGGCCGAGCGGGCCCGGATCCCGGACTCGATCCGGCAGGCGGTGATCGACGACGTGTCGCTGGCGCGTGAGGTGCGGCGCAGCGGCGGCCGGATCTGGCTGGGGCTCGCGGACCGGGTGGACAGCGTGCGGCCGTATCCGCGGCTGGCCGACCTGTGGCGGATGGTCGCGCGGAGCGCCTACGCCCAGCTGCGGCACAGTCCGCTGCTGCTGGCGGGGACGGTGCCGGGGCTGCTGCTCGTCTACGCGGCGCCGCCCGCGACGCTGGCGGCGGGGCTGCTGGCGGGTGACGGGGCGGCGGCCTGGGCGGGCGGCGCGGCGTGGGCGGTGATGACGGCGACGTATCTGCCGATGCTCGCGTACTACCGTCAGTCGCTGTGGCTGGGGCCGCTGCTGCCGCTGACGGCGGTGCTGTACCTGCTGATGACGGTGGACTCGGCCGTCCAGCACTACCGGGGGCGGGGCGCTGCCTGGAAGGGCCGCACGTACGCGCGCCCGGAGGCCGCGCCCGACCGGTGA